One Nitrospirota bacterium genomic window, ATGGCGAATTTCACGCCGATGTCGCTGCAACGCTCAACAACCTGGGAGTCCTCCATCGGATGTATGGCCAATATGCCCAGGCTGAGCCCCTGCTGACGCGGGCATTGGCGATCAAAGAACGCCTCTTTGGTCTCAGCCATCCCGACGTGGCCTTGAGTGTGGTGAACCTCGCGCAGTTACATGTGGTCCAGGGGCAGCCCGAGAAAGCGGAACCGCTCTATCGTCGAGCCCTGACGATTCGAGAGCAGGTGCTCGGGCCGTCCCATCCGGAAGTCGCCAAAACGCTGGAGGACCTGGCGAATGCTTTGCGGAAATTAGGGCGTGTCGACGAGGCGGCCTTGCTGGAAGTCCGTGCCAGAACCATTCGCGCAACACGGAGTTGAACCGGTTGCGTCATCCAGTGTAGCGTACCCTATGGATATGCAGAGCGAGCCGGCTCCTATCAACTGGCGCATGAACGGAATGATCGCGCGATTCGTGGGGATCGTGGCGATTGCACTGGGATTCGTCATCGGGATCTATGGGCTGGAAGAGACGGGCGCACAGTGGTTGCAGACCGCGTTGGGCTTGCTCGCCACCGGTATGTTGGCTCAGAGTTACGCGCTCTATTGCTCGCTGAAGCGGATGCAAGAACTCAAGGATCAGCCTAAGTCATGACACGAGTGCGGCGGCATCTGCTCACAGCCGGGATGTTTCTTCTCGCAGGAACGATATTGGCCTGTGGCGGTCCTTGGCGCGACGGCTATTTCAAGAAGGGCGTGGATCGACTTACCCAAGACGAAGTCTCCGAGAGATTCGGACCACCCCATACGGCGAAGAATCCGGCACTCGGTGGGGATTCGGTCTGGACCTATCGCGTGCCGCTTAGCGACAAGGAGTTGGCTTCGGTGAGCTTTTCCGGTCTGGGCGATGTGGTGCAGACCGCGAGCGCATTAATCGGGAAGGCTGGCCCGGATGGTCCCAAGGCCATGTTGTATTGCTACCGCTACACGCTGACCTTTAATGAGCAGAAGATTTTGAAGCAATGGAAACGCGAAGAATGTATGCCGGGAACCAAAGATCTCCTCAACGCCGATTAATGGTTAGCTGGGGGGATCCATGCTGACGTGGCTGCCGCACATCGATAGCTCGGTCGTGCTCGATGGGCTCAAATCCATTCTGTGGCTGCTCTCCCTCCTCATCATCCGGACCTTGATCGTCCGCGCGATTTCGAGGAACCCGACTCTTTCGATGGAAGAGAAACGCCGAGGCGTCGTCTCGGTCCGCAATACTGTGGTCTTCGCGTTGCTGGTGGGGCTGGTCGTCATCTGGGCGCACGAACTCGAAGCCTTTGCCGTGTCCCTCGTGGCGCTTGCCGCCGCGCTGGTGTTGGCGACGAAGGAACTCATCCTCTGTTTGAGCGGGGCGGCGTTACGGGTGGGCGGGAAGGTCTATGCGGTGGGCGACCGCATTCAGATCGCCGGCCATCGGGGTGTCGTCTTGGATCACGACGTCTTTGCGACTAAGCTCCTCGAGATCGGGCCGGGCCAGGCGTCGCATCTCTATACCGGTCGCGTGACGGTGTTTCCGAACAGCTTGCTGTTTACGAATGCCCTGGTCAAAGAGAATCCCGGCCAGGAGTATGGGCTCTATATCCTCACGGTGCCGCTCAAAGACAAGGACGAATGGCGGGATGCCGAACGGCATCTGCTCGACGCGGCAAAGGCAGAATGCGCTCCGTTCATGGAAGAAGCCGGTCGGCATATGAAGTTGCTTGAGCAGACCACGCTCCTCGAAGCTCCCTCGCCGGAGCCTCGTATCACTATTCAACTCACCGACGCGGGGCGTATCCAGCTGGTGCTCCGATTCCCGGCACCGGACCGTGGGCGATCGAGGATTGAACAGGCGATTTTGCGCCGCTATCTCACCGCATCCAATTAGCAGGCTGCTGAAACGGCCCGCCAGCTTCATTCTCGCCTCGAACGCATCCTCAACGTAGCCAGGGGCTACGCCTCCGGTGCGTTCAGCGGCTGCGGCCTTGCTGACAGGCCGTTTGAGCAGCCTGCCAGATGTTTAATTTTCCCTGGACAGATTGCTTAAAGCACGCCGGCCAGCCGGTTGAGGCTGAGTATCGCTTGGCCCAAGAACAGTTGGAACGATTGCAGGTCTTGCGGTGAGACTTGGTTGGGATCGGTGCCGCGGTCACCGTAGAGGAGTCCGATCGGCCGAATGCCGATACGGATGGGGGCGAGAACGGCTGACGAGGAGCGCCAGGTCTTGCTGAACACTGAGCTGAGAGATCGCGCCTCGTCACCGGAAGCCTTCGAGAATAAGTAGGGGTCTTGTCCCTTCAGCACATGCAAGAACAAGGGGTGTTGAGCGCTGAGCGATCCCGTGAAGCTGGCCAGATAGCGATCCGGCGGGTCGACACCCACAATTACTCGGCCGAGCAGTTGATCTGTATCGCCCGGATTCAGAAGTGCCAGAGCTACTCGCGTGAAGCCGCCGCCGTCGTGCAGGGTATGCACCAGAACCGATAAAAGATTGTTGAGATCTTTGGCCGCCTGCAAGGAAGCTTGGAACTGTTGCAGCGTTTCCAAGGGACGGGTTTGGATCGGTGGAGCGGTGTGGCTGTCCGGCTGATTGTTGGGTAATACCGCCAGCGGTACCGTGACGGGAGATGACGCTTGAGTGATGACGATTTCGGTGATTCCAACCGAACGGGAGAGTTGCCTGCCTTTGTCGAACGCACGGGTGAAAGCGTCCTGCAGGATCGGTTCAGTCAAGGCTGTGCCTCGTTGAAGTGCGCGGCGTATGAGGTCGGCGACGCCGGGGTCCGGCGAATCGGCCATCGCGGCGACCAATTGGTTCGAGCCAGCCACAAGTCCGACAAACAGTTGTTGACTGGTCAGCCATCGGGATTTCGCCGGGGGCATCGGGGTACCGATGAGATCCATGAGGCCGGCCGGCAGGACCCACGTCTGTGCCAGAGCCGTGGCAAATCGAGCTCTCGATACGCCGAGAATCTTCGCTTCATCCTCCGGCGTCCGCGCAGCGGTGAGGGCTTGAAACAATTCCGGCGTTTGGTACGCGATCACCAGATCGGCGAAGGAGTACAGGAGGGCGGCGCTGAATAGCTGCCCTGGTTGAGGGTAGTGCATCGCTACGCCGAGTTCGGAGGCATGTGCGGCAGCAAAGAGCGCTTTGGCGATCAAGCGGCCCAAGAGTGGCCGACGATCCGGCTGATGTTCCAATTGCTCCATCAGTTGAACGGTGGCCACGAGCGTACGGACCGTATCCAGTCCGAGCCAGGAGACCGCATGCACGACGGACGTAATGCTGTGTTGCGGACTGTAGGCGATGCCGTTGGCGATCTGCAGGACTTTGCACGTCAACCCCGGGTCTCGGCTGACGACTTCTGCAAGGGCATCGGGGCTTGAGGTGTCTCCGCTGATATTGAGGATTTTCTGGCAGGTTGCCCGCAGGGCCGGGATTGAATTGGCCTGTGGATCGAAGAGCGGGCGCAGTTGCGAATGTACCCGCGTGCGGACCTCGTTTGTAATGTCAGAATCCACGACCTGCGTACCGTCCTGCGTCATACTCATTCTCCCACTATGTCCTGACGTTCCCTATCGGTTGTTTCAGGACTAAAACTTGAGCAGAGCGGACGATTGAATTGAAACGGCAGCCAGAAGAGGCTCTGGGGTAGGGTTGAAGTAATTCGGAGTCGTCGTCCTCCGCACAAGATGGCTGACTATTCGACTGGCTCACATATTCGAACCGGTTCTTGACAGATTTCACAAAGGAGTGCAGGCTGCGCACTCCCTTGCCAAGAAGCAAGCCCCATTCACTATTACTCCCAGGAGGTTCCCTATGCAGAAGTTGATCGTGGCGTCCGTTGCCTTGTTGTGTTTGGTTGGAGCCGGCTCGCTGGTCATGGCCGATGATGCCGTGAAAGGTGCGATGGATTCGATGAAGGCCGATGTGAAGGCCGATGTGAAGGCCGATGTGAAGGCCGAGAAAGAGTCGATGAAAGCCGACGTGCAGGGCAAGAAGGAAGAGATGAAGGGCAAGATGAAGGCCCGCAAAGAGGAGATGAAAGCCAAGCGTCAGGCAGCGAAGGACAAGATGAAGTCGAAGAAAGAAGAAGTGAAGGGCAAGGCCGAAGAAGTCAAAGCCGCCGGCCAATCCATGGGACAAGAGATGAAGGCCGCCGGCCAGGACATGAAGGCCGCGATTCCAGCCCCCGCAGCAGCCCCGGCTCCAGCCGCCGGTCACTAAGCGCGAGACATCTATCGGTGCAGTATCCATGGCCCTCGGGAGGTTGCTCCTCCCGGGGGCCATTCTTTGTCAGGCAGCATTCAGCGCGAGGCGAAGAGGGAAGCGGCGCTCTCGCCTTGTTCCTCATGGGGTCTTTTGTTAGGATGCGGCGCCTGAATATCGTCCATGGAACAGCGCATGAAAATCGCGACCTTTAACGCCAACTCTCTCCGCAAGCGTCTGCCCATCGTGCTCGACTGGCTGGCTCGGCAGAAGCCCGATGTGCTCTGTATTCAAGAAACCAAGGTCCAAGACAGCGAGTTTCCATTGCTGGCGTTGGCGGAGTCAGGATACGAAATCACCTATCGGGGCATGAAGTCTTACAACGGCGTTGCGATCTTGAGCCGTGAAAAACCGGAATCGGTGGCGTACGGGTTCGATGATGGGGGCGATGCGGAGGACGCGCGGCTCCTGCGCGTGGTGATCAAGGGCATTCCTATCATCAATACCTACGTGCCCCAGGGATTCGAAATCGACTCACCTAAGTATCAATATAAGCTGGGCTGGTACGATCGGCTCCGCATGTATTTCGAAAAGCATCTATCGCCACATAAGCCTGCCGTCTGGTGCGGAGACATGAACGTCGCGCCGCGGCCGATGGACGTGCACAGTCCCGAGAAACATCTCAAACATGTTTGTTATCATGAGGACGCACGGCGGGCTTATGAGAAGACGTTAGCATGGGGATTTCAGGATGTATTCGTGAAACTCTATCCGGATAGACAACAGTATACTTTTTGGGATTATCGAGCCCCCGGATCGTTGGAAGCGAATAGAGGCTGGCGCATCGACCATATCCTGGCGAC contains:
- a CDS encoding mechanosensitive ion channel; its protein translation is MLTWLPHIDSSVVLDGLKSILWLLSLLIIRTLIVRAISRNPTLSMEEKRRGVVSVRNTVVFALLVGLVVIWAHELEAFAVSLVALAAALVLATKELILCLSGAALRVGGKVYAVGDRIQIAGHRGVVLDHDVFATKLLEIGPGQASHLYTGRVTVFPNSLLFTNALVKENPGQEYGLYILTVPLKDKDEWRDAERHLLDAAKAECAPFMEEAGRHMKLLEQTTLLEAPSPEPRITIQLTDAGRIQLVLRFPAPDRGRSRIEQAILRRYLTASN
- a CDS encoding tetratricopeptide repeat protein; amino-acid sequence: MMKTLCQLTLSLFFVSWLGCQQQTWESAMAAGQLAIQQGNYAEAERLLLLAVGKAEEFGLEDRRVAVSLSQLAQIYAGQGKYVEAEPVYLQALKIYQAVHGEFHADVAATLNNLGVLHRMYGQYAQAEPLLTRALAIKERLFGLSHPDVALSVVNLAQLHVVQGQPEKAEPLYRRALTIREQVLGPSHPEVAKTLEDLANALRKLGRVDEAALLEVRARTIRATRS
- the xth gene encoding exodeoxyribonuclease III, whose amino-acid sequence is MEQRMKIATFNANSLRKRLPIVLDWLARQKPDVLCIQETKVQDSEFPLLALAESGYEITYRGMKSYNGVAILSREKPESVAYGFDDGGDAEDARLLRVVIKGIPIINTYVPQGFEIDSPKYQYKLGWYDRLRMYFEKHLSPHKPAVWCGDMNVAPRPMDVHSPEKHLKHVCYHEDARRAYEKTLAWGFQDVFVKLYPDRQQYTFWDYRAPGSLEANRGWRIDHILATAPLAEHCVRVEVDVEPRRAKDPSDHTFLWAEFSV
- a CDS encoding HDOD domain-containing protein, whose product is MTQDGTQVVDSDITNEVRTRVHSQLRPLFDPQANSIPALRATCQKILNISGDTSSPDALAEVVSRDPGLTCKVLQIANGIAYSPQHSITSVVHAVSWLGLDTVRTLVATVQLMEQLEHQPDRRPLLGRLIAKALFAAAHASELGVAMHYPQPGQLFSAALLYSFADLVIAYQTPELFQALTAARTPEDEAKILGVSRARFATALAQTWVLPAGLMDLIGTPMPPAKSRWLTSQQLFVGLVAGSNQLVAAMADSPDPGVADLIRRALQRGTALTEPILQDAFTRAFDKGRQLSRSVGITEIVITQASSPVTVPLAVLPNNQPDSHTAPPIQTRPLETLQQFQASLQAAKDLNNLLSVLVHTLHDGGGFTRVALALLNPGDTDQLLGRVIVGVDPPDRYLASFTGSLSAQHPLFLHVLKGQDPYLFSKASGDEARSLSSVFSKTWRSSSAVLAPIRIGIRPIGLLYGDRGTDPNQVSPQDLQSFQLFLGQAILSLNRLAGVL